The DNA region CACGTTTTCATACTCCTCGCTCAGCTCATGCATGAAGGGCTCAATCATTCTGCATGGAGGACAGCCAGGAGAGGAAAACCAAAGGAGGGCATATTTTGCCCTCTCAACTTTTTCAAAGTCTCCATCAAACTCTCTAATCATCTTGACCGCCTCAAATCTTGGCTTTCTTCAAGAGCAGCGAGTTCGTTACGACGCTTACACTGCTCAATGACATTGCCCCAGCTGCCCACTCGGGCCTGAACTGAATCCCAAGGAGGATGTACGCTAATCCTGCAGCTATTGGAATTAGGATTATGTTATAAATCATCGCCCAGAAGAAGTTCTGCTTAATCTTTGAGAGCGTCTTTTGGCTGAGCTTTATTGCTTTAACGACGTCTCTTATGTCGTTCCTCATGAGGACTATTTCTCCGCTCTCCATAGCTATGTCGGTTCCAGAGCTTACCGCTATACCTATGTCTGCTTGAGCTAAAGCAGGGGCGTCGTTAATTCCATCTCCAACGAAGATGACCACTTCTCCCTTTTCTTGGAGCTTTCTAACCTCATTAGCCTTATCTTGAGGCAGGACTTCAGCTAAGACATAGTCAACTCCTAATTGCTTTGCTATTGCATTCGCAGTCCTCTTATTGTCTCCAGTAATCATGCCTACTTTCTTGCCCATTTTGTGCAGTTCCTCAATAGCTTCCTTTGCATGCTCCTTTATTGTGTCCGCAATTCCGATGACGCCGACTATCTCGCCGTCTATAGCTATTATTATAGCCGTTTTCGCCTCATCTTCGAGCTTGTGGAGCGTCTTTTCAATGCGCTCTATTGAGTATCCGTTCTCTCTTAACAGCTTTCTATTCCCCGCTAGGACTTCCCTTCCACGCACCTTAGCCTTAACACCTTTTCCAGTAATTGCCTCAAACTGTTCAGGCTCTTCCAACTCCAAGCCAAGCTCTTGGGCTTTTCTAACGATTGCTTCTCCCAAGGGGTGCTCTGAGCGCTTTTCAGCAGATGCTACCAATTCTAATAGCTCCTTCTCGTCTATGCCAAAAGTCACTACATCCGTAACCTCTGGCTTTCCTTTCGTTAGGGTTCCTGTCTTGTCAAAGAGCACTACTGTAGCCTTTCTCGCTATCTCAAGCACTTCACCGTTCTTAATTAAAATTCCCATCTCAGCCCCTTTGCCCATTCCCACGGTTAGGGCCGTTGGAGTTGCCAGTCCGAAGGCACATGGGCATGCTATCACTAAGACGCTGATCAGCGTGGTGAATGCAAAGATAAGCGGCTGCTTTGCTATGAATCCCCAATACGCAAAGGAGATTAGGGCGATTGTTAAGACTACTGGAATGAAGTACGTTACTACCTTATCGGCTATCCTCTGTATCGGTGGTCTTGTGTTCTGGGCTTCCTCAACGAGCTTAATTATTTGGGCTAAAACCGTATCTCCTCCAACTCTTTTTGCCTCAA from Palaeococcus pacificus DY20341 includes:
- a CDS encoding heavy metal translocating P-type ATPase, with product MEVNIKITGMSCASCAKTIEVALKELNGVKDAKVNLATESAYIKFDESKISITQIIKAIESVGYGVVREKRDAIIKIGGMTCASCVKTIEVALKELPGVLDVKVNLATEKATVSYDPTLVDMEDIQRTIEEFGYKFLGVEGEESIDIEKEARERHLKDMKRKLIVAWTFGGIITLMTYRWLLGFDFEIPYMLWIQFALATPVIAYSGKEMFLKAVRSLRHKTLNMDVMYSMGVGSAYIASVLATVGILPREYNFYEASVLLLAFLLLGRYLEHVAKGRTSEAIKKLMGLQAKKATVIRDGKEIEIPVSQVKVGDIVIVKPGEKIPVDGIVLEGESYVDESMITGEPIPNLKREGDEVIGGTINKNSVLKIEAKRVGGDTVLAQIIKLVEEAQNTRPPIQRIADKVVTYFIPVVLTIALISFAYWGFIAKQPLIFAFTTLISVLVIACPCAFGLATPTALTVGMGKGAEMGILIKNGEVLEIARKATVVLFDKTGTLTKGKPEVTDVVTFGIDEKELLELVASAEKRSEHPLGEAIVRKAQELGLELEEPEQFEAITGKGVKAKVRGREVLAGNRKLLRENGYSIERIEKTLHKLEDEAKTAIIIAIDGEIVGVIGIADTIKEHAKEAIEELHKMGKKVGMITGDNKRTANAIAKQLGVDYVLAEVLPQDKANEVRKLQEKGEVVIFVGDGINDAPALAQADIGIAVSSGTDIAMESGEIVLMRNDIRDVVKAIKLSQKTLSKIKQNFFWAMIYNIILIPIAAGLAYILLGIQFRPEWAAGAMSLSSVSVVTNSLLLKKAKI